The following coding sequences lie in one Enterococcus sp. 9E7_DIV0242 genomic window:
- a CDS encoding DUF5058 family protein yields the protein MEFLKVANGVPMLVICTLIIILVLFQPIIMSVMARKRATEIGLTDEEIKKAIKSTAIFSFIPSIPAIVGYLVLIPALGKYIPWMRLSVVGSVAYEGMVADQAAAAFGYDLTKGDFPIDVFLAIFFIMNIGIIGGNLFNLFFLKSYDTGVKKIMSRNAALVPIITGAVFVTLYGVFSARYVTNIENPVSLITFLGAAAVALAVNGAAKSHPKLKEHAFSISLIAGMIIACIASPFFS from the coding sequence ATGGAGTTTTTGAAAGTGGCAAATGGGGTGCCGATGTTAGTTATTTGTACATTAATTATTATACTCGTACTGTTTCAGCCAATTATTATGAGTGTCATGGCACGGAAACGCGCAACCGAAATCGGGTTGACGGATGAGGAAATCAAAAAAGCGATAAAAAGCACAGCAATTTTTTCTTTTATCCCTTCAATTCCAGCGATTGTCGGATATCTGGTGCTGATTCCGGCGCTAGGGAAATACATTCCGTGGATGCGATTAAGTGTGGTTGGTTCGGTTGCTTATGAAGGGATGGTTGCCGATCAGGCAGCAGCAGCTTTTGGTTATGATTTGACAAAAGGCGATTTTCCGATTGATGTCTTTTTAGCGATATTTTTTATCATGAACATTGGAATTATCGGAGGAAATCTATTCAACCTCTTTTTCTTGAAAAGCTATGATACAGGTGTGAAGAAAATCATGAGTCGGAATGCGGCATTGGTTCCGATCATTACAGGAGCAGTATTCGTTACCTTGTACGGGGTGTTTTCGGCAAGATACGTGACAAATATTGAGAATCCTGTTTCATTGATCACGTTTTTAGGTGCGGCTGCTGTAGCATTGGCAGTCAATGGAGCCGCCAAGTCACATCCGAAGCTGAAGGAGCATGCATTCTCCATTAGCTTGATTGCCGGTATGATCATTGCATGTATCGCAAGCCCGTTTTTTAGTTAA